In Elephas maximus indicus isolate mEleMax1 chromosome 4, mEleMax1 primary haplotype, whole genome shotgun sequence, a genomic segment contains:
- the LOC126076363 gene encoding olfactory receptor 6C74-like: protein MRNHTMVTTFILVGLTDDPNWQIVIFLFLFLTYLLSVTGNLTIVLLTLLDSQLKTPMYFFLRNFSFLEMSFASDWIPRYLVSIVTMDNMISYSACMTQLFFAIFLGAPEFFLLTAMSYDRYVAICQPLHYATIMNNRVCTQLLVTSWLAGLLTISPGLIMGLRLEFCDANIIDHFGCDYSPVLKLSCTDTRSIEFLGFITATVILLITMALVILSYAYILRTILKIPSAQQRKKAFSTCSSHMIIVSISYGSCIFMYIKPSAEERVALNKGVAVLNTSIAPLLNPFIYTLRNKQVKQALKDVIKRGIFIT from the coding sequence ATGAGAAACCATACAATGGTAACAACATTTATTCTTGTAGGACTAACAGATGATCCAAACTGGCaaattgtaattttcctttttctatttctaacatatttattgagtgtcactGGAAATCTGACCATTGTCCTGCTCACATTATTGGATTCCCAACTCAAAacacccatgtatttcttccttcggaacttttcatttttagaaatgtcATTCGCATCTGACTGGATCCCTAGGTACCTGGTCAGCATTGTGACTATGGATAACATGATTTCCTATAGTGCTTGTATGACACAATTATTTTTTGCCATCTTCTTGGGTGCACCAGAGTTCTTCCTGTTGACCgccatgtcctatgaccgctatgtggccatctgccaacCCCTTCACTATGCAACAATTATGAACAACAGAGTCTGTACCCAGCTGCTtgttacctcttggttagctgggTTGTTAACCATCTCTCCTGGGCTTATCATGGGCTTGAGGTTGGAGTTCTGTGATGCCAACATTATTGACCACTTTGGCTGTGACTATTCTCCTGTCCTGAAACTCTCCTGCACAGACACACGGTCCATAGAATTCTTAGGTTTTATCACAGCCACTGTCATACTGCTGATTACGATGGCACTGGTGATACTCTCCTATGCGTATATTCTGAGAACAATTCTGAAGATCCCTTCTgcccagcagaggaagaaggcttTTTCCACCTGCTCCTCCCACATGATTATTGTCTCTATCTCTTATGGCAGCTGcatttttatgtatattaaaCCTTCTGCAGAGGAAAGGGTAGCTTTAAACAAGGGGGTAGCTGTGCTCAACACTTCAATTGCACCTCTCTTAAATCCTTTCATATATACTCTAAGAAATAAGCAAGTGAAACAAGCCCTGAAGGATGTAATTAAAAGAGGTATCTTTATTACATAA